The proteins below are encoded in one region of Pseudophryne corroboree isolate aPseCor3 chromosome 8, aPseCor3.hap2, whole genome shotgun sequence:
- the LOC134947529 gene encoding probable G-protein coupled receptor 21 encodes MTALFCPKLLSRAFSPLFRTWQDIGTTLFFAEVKGNPHCRHSAAGVIARETQGFAGGRQRCRHDSGIFGDLKMNSSFDGTNTNSSLFCLLGIGSHEALSVCLLEVGIIIFLTILIISGNLIVIFVFHCAPLLNHHTTSYFIQTMAYADLLVGVSCLVPSFSLLHHTVLLPEHIVCKMFGYVVSVLKSVSMTSLACISIDRYIAITKPLAYSTLVTACRLRFCILLLWIYSCAIFLPSFLGWGKPGYHGDVFRPCADSWHTSPYFTSFIVVMLYAPAATTVCFTYFNIFRICQQHTKEINDRRVRFSSTDNEPAQGQPNPEKRYATVLFRITSVFYILWLPYIIYFLLESSKVYTNQTASFLTTWLAISNSFCNCVIYSMSNSVFQKGLKRLSGAICASCSRQGQSHDVTVHKRPTDDCNP; translated from the coding sequence ATGACGGCACTTTTTTGTCCCAAGCtcctttccagagctttttctcccCTTTTTCGAACATGGCAGGACATTGGCACAACATTGTTCTTCGCTGAAGTTAAAGGGAATCCACATTGCAGACACAGCGCAGCTGGAGTTATCGCAAGAGAAACCCAGGGGTTTGCAGGAGGACGCCAGAGATGCAGGCATGATTCTGGTATCTTTGGAGATCTAAAGATGAACTCTTCCTTTGACGGAACTAACACCAACAGCAGTCTGTTCTGTCTTTTGGGCATAGGATCTCATGAAGCTTTGTCAGTTTGCCTTCTGGAAGTGGGAATCATCATCTTCCTGACTATATTAATCATCTCTGGCAATTTGATAGTTATCTTTGTCTTCCATTGTGCTCCCCTCCTCAACCACCACACCACCAGTTACTTCATTCAGACGATGGCCTACGCTGACCTTCTAGTTGGAGTTAGCTGCTTGGTACCTTCTTTCTCTTTGTTGCACCACACTGTCCTGCTACCAGAGCACATTGTGTGCAAGATGTTTGGGTATGTAGTGTCTGTCCTGAAgagcgtgtccatgacatctttagCCTGTATCAGCATCGACCGATACATAGCGATAACCAAACCACTCGCATACAGTACATTAGTCACGGCATGCCGTCTACGCTTCTgcattctgttgctgtggatatattCGTGTGCTATATTTTTACCTTCATTTCTAGGCTGGGGAAAGCCGGGTTACCACGGAGACGTATTTCGGCCATGTGCTGACTCATGGCATACCAGTCCCTACTTCACCTCTTTTATTGTGGTAATGCTCTATGCCCCAGCGGCTACCACTGTGTGTTTCACATACTTCAACATTTTTCGCATCTGCCAGCAGCACACCAAGGAGATTAACGACAGGCGCGTGCGCTTCAGCTCGACTGACAACGAGCCTGCCCAGGGACAACCTAACCCAGAGAAGCGCTATGCAACTGTCCTCTTTCGCATTACCAGCGTGTTCTACATTCTGTGGTTGCCCTACATTATCTATTTCCTGCTGGAGAGTTCCAAAGTCTACACCAATCAGACTGCTTCCTTTCTCACGACCTGGTTAGCAATCAGCAACAGTTTCTGCAACTGTGTCATCTACAGCATGTCCAACAGCGTTTTTCAAAAGGGATTGAAGCGCCTCTCTGGGGCCATTTGTGCTTCTTGTTCCAGACAAGGGCAAAGCCATGATGTTACTGTTCATAAGAGACCCACAGATGACTGCAACCCCTAA